GGTGCCCGCGCGCAGCCCGCGTTCCTGCCGGCCCCCGTGGAGCAGGGGCCGGAGCTCGAGGCCCTTGCGGGCGTAAAGCAACCCGACGCCCTTGGGCCCGTGAAACTTATGCGCCGACAAGGCGCTCAGGTCGATGGGCAGGAGCGACAGGTCCAGCTCGAGCTTTCCCGCCGCCTGTACCGCGTCGCAGAGGTAGGGAACACCCCGCGCGCGGGCGATCTCGCCGAGGCGCTTGACCGGATAAAGGTTGCCCGTCTCGTTGTTGGCGAACATCGCCGCGATCAGGCGTGTGTGCGGACGGATCGCAGCCTCAACCGCCTCCGGCTCCAGACGCCCCTCGGCGTCGACCTCCACGTAGCTCACCTCGACGCCGTGGGCCTCGAGAAATTCCGCCGTCCTAAGCACCGCCGCGTGCTCGACCTGTGAGACGATCAAATGCCGCGGCCCCGAGCCGTAGGCCAGGGTCGCAAGCATCGCGGCGTTCAGCGCCTCGGTCGCGCCCGAGGTGAAGGTGAGCGTTGACGCGGGCACCCGCAGGACCCCCGCGATCCGCTCCCGGGCCTCGTCGAGCCGCCGCCGGGCCTCCCGGCCCGCCCCGTGCACGCTGCCGGCGTTGCCGAAGGCGCGCTGGGCCTCGGCCACCGCGGCCTCAACCTCGGGGAGCATGGGGGTGGTGGC
This portion of the Deltaproteobacteria bacterium PRO3 genome encodes:
- a CDS encoding cysteine desulfurase, which codes for MIYFDNNATTPMLPEVEAAVAEAQRAFGNAGSVHGAGREARRRLDEARERIAGVLRVPASTLTFTSGATEALNAAMLATLAYGSGPRHLIVSQVEHAAVLRTAEFLEAHGVEVSYVEVDAEGRLEPEAVEAAIRPHTRLIAAMFANNETGNLYPVKRLGEIARARGVPYLCDAVQAAGKLELDLSLLPIDLSALSAHKFHGPKGVGLLYARKGLELRPLLHGGRQERGLRAGTENVPGIVGMAVALELAARNLFEDQRRVARLRDRLQAGLVERVPGLTVLGDAEHRVA